Proteins encoded together in one Bosea sp. (in: a-proteobacteria) window:
- a CDS encoding sulfotransferase codes for MNSVTSTDFSLDLINSALSVAERKRIRNFDRPQLRPVVVVGAPRSGHTLFSQLLAASGAFGFISNFTARFWNAPVLAAELQRSLGLSEAPVFTSDHGRISGWTAPHEGGRFLQRLIKLGETHVADERPAASTVSEWRSELAALEDFHQRNVMLRNVIYGLNLPILFEALPNALIVVCRRDPLYQAQSIYEARIKGAGADTWWSAKPANSTTLMNLEWPQQIAGQIAGCYEAIDKHRAAFKNNFIDISYEAYCANPQDQVAAVLGAAGIAAPTNSLPSIVSTNTKREPDDVIDRLHQALSTTGL; via the coding sequence ATGAACAGCGTTACGAGCACCGATTTCTCTCTAGACCTTATCAATTCGGCGCTGTCAGTTGCCGAACGGAAAAGGATTCGAAATTTTGATAGGCCTCAGCTTCGCCCAGTTGTGGTTGTTGGCGCTCCTCGCAGCGGTCACACGCTATTCTCTCAATTGCTCGCGGCGAGCGGAGCATTCGGGTTCATTTCGAATTTCACGGCCCGATTCTGGAATGCCCCGGTCTTGGCGGCCGAGCTCCAGCGCTCTCTCGGTCTATCCGAAGCGCCGGTTTTCACCTCGGATCATGGCCGCATATCAGGGTGGACCGCACCGCACGAAGGTGGGCGCTTTCTACAGCGCCTTATCAAGCTTGGGGAAACGCATGTAGCCGATGAACGCCCTGCCGCTTCAACTGTTTCCGAATGGCGCAGCGAACTAGCGGCTCTCGAAGATTTCCATCAGCGGAACGTGATGCTTCGAAATGTGATCTACGGACTCAACCTGCCGATCCTCTTCGAGGCCCTTCCCAATGCATTGATCGTCGTATGTCGGCGAGACCCGCTCTACCAAGCACAATCGATCTACGAAGCGCGTATCAAGGGAGCGGGTGCAGATACCTGGTGGAGCGCCAAGCCGGCCAACTCCACCACCTTGATGAACCTAGAATGGCCCCAGCAGATCGCCGGCCAGATTGCTGGCTGCTACGAAGCTATCGATAAGCATAGAGCAGCATTCAAAAACAACTTCATCGATATCTCGTACGAGGCCTATTGCGCGAACCCACAAGATCAGGTTGCCGCCGTACTGGGCGCAGCAGGGATTGCGGCGCCAACCAACTCTCTTCCGAGCATCGTTTCTACGAACACGAAGCGAGAGCCAGACGATGTAATAGACCGCCTCCACCAGGCTCTCTCAACAACGGGCCTCTAA
- a CDS encoding class I SAM-dependent methyltransferase, whose product MPHLQWKSSLKAFFDERADGIGPAPTTEDLCFIAGRDPRLWADIALYEDLIESIVCHCALDGTSNAIEVGCASGFLARGIAPRVSRFHGVDHAPQTIEVARRLALPNAAFSVSEGSKLAFDNSSFDAAICYDVFTNFPTIDDGAPLIREMLRVVKPGGRVLVGSIPDSDLRDRYQERVDEVQAELHEKHGPVAERPARQTDGVLRQFLKKFRREKLSEAPVIVGYYFRREDFTELGDALGAKTEISQVHGKNPYSAFRFNAIYQKPLE is encoded by the coding sequence ATGCCGCATTTGCAGTGGAAGTCATCGCTCAAGGCGTTTTTTGACGAAAGAGCGGACGGCATCGGGCCAGCCCCGACCACCGAGGATCTCTGCTTCATTGCTGGTCGAGATCCACGTCTCTGGGCCGACATCGCCCTCTATGAGGATCTCATCGAGAGCATTGTTTGCCATTGCGCTCTCGACGGCACATCTAACGCTATCGAGGTAGGTTGCGCTTCCGGCTTCCTCGCGCGGGGCATCGCTCCACGGGTGAGCAGATTCCACGGCGTGGACCATGCACCTCAAACGATCGAGGTTGCCCGCCGACTTGCGCTGCCTAATGCTGCATTCTCGGTCAGTGAGGGAAGTAAACTGGCGTTTGATAACTCCTCTTTCGACGCCGCCATTTGCTATGACGTGTTCACCAATTTCCCGACCATCGACGACGGCGCGCCGCTAATCCGCGAAATGCTACGAGTCGTGAAGCCTGGTGGTCGAGTGCTAGTAGGCTCGATTCCTGACAGCGACCTTCGCGATCGGTATCAAGAACGAGTTGACGAGGTTCAAGCCGAACTGCACGAAAAGCACGGCCCGGTTGCCGAGCGGCCTGCTCGACAGACTGACGGAGTTCTGCGGCAATTTCTGAAAAAATTCAGGAGAGAGAAATTATCCGAGGCGCCGGTGATCGTCGGGTACTACTTTCGCCGCGAGGACTTTACGGAACTGGGAGATGCGCTCGGCGCCAAGACGGAAATATCGCAAGTTCACGGCAAGAATCCGTACAGCGCCTTTCGCTTCAACGCCATCTACCAAAAGCCGCTTGAATAA
- a CDS encoding D-glucuronyl C5-epimerase family protein codes for MKKPVILVVAAVIFAVGAAAAARYGLKRYRVQKPLVENVVFPKAQETPRRAGLTLTYSGNHFSTFARDAIFTFAKSSHGGPELLNVLNTYLAPGDQLRIEDNELFDFEAGTTFLKVTRLSDSVTGYVPLETIVGETTLEGVTAIPFERSSLLPTLNISRAAIDEALATLNDGDYDKAFSAGEGKGIHPVIAGTTAMVPLLGAFTSECVAACRTNAQAAGRRFFDLYGFPKASRSAIGAAWAYEFDWPMHWGITLKAPWYSGYANSVMALNAAAMFKLTGEERYRDLARDAVKWLLTPTSQGGALYISQNREFIAEYAYAPGVPNVRVFDGEMKSILSLYNVAVILEDGALLRRSYELSENFATITAILQTGDGLIVNARYPWLVDSPGYTSLMKLWASQLSAVSKNDVLRAAAAKWRKANAVWE; via the coding sequence ATGAAAAAGCCTGTCATCCTAGTCGTTGCTGCCGTTATCTTCGCAGTCGGCGCTGCCGCAGCGGCTCGCTATGGGTTGAAGCGGTACCGCGTACAAAAGCCGCTGGTTGAGAACGTCGTGTTCCCAAAGGCGCAAGAAACTCCGAGGCGCGCCGGCCTCACGTTGACCTATTCTGGAAATCACTTTTCAACGTTCGCGCGCGACGCAATCTTTACGTTTGCCAAGTCTAGCCATGGCGGCCCGGAACTGTTGAACGTTCTGAATACCTATCTTGCGCCGGGCGACCAGTTGCGCATCGAGGACAACGAGCTCTTCGATTTTGAAGCCGGCACGACGTTCTTGAAAGTCACGCGTCTGTCAGACTCCGTCACTGGTTACGTTCCATTAGAAACAATCGTCGGAGAAACTACGCTTGAGGGGGTTACGGCTATCCCATTCGAGAGATCATCGCTTCTACCGACACTCAACATCTCACGCGCCGCGATCGATGAAGCACTCGCGACACTAAACGACGGCGATTACGACAAGGCGTTTTCCGCTGGCGAGGGCAAGGGCATACACCCGGTTATCGCAGGGACCACCGCTATGGTGCCATTACTTGGGGCGTTCACCTCAGAGTGCGTCGCTGCTTGCCGGACGAATGCCCAAGCTGCCGGACGGCGGTTCTTTGATCTTTATGGGTTCCCGAAGGCTAGTAGATCAGCGATAGGAGCAGCATGGGCCTATGAATTTGACTGGCCGATGCACTGGGGAATTACCCTCAAGGCGCCCTGGTACAGTGGCTATGCCAATTCGGTGATGGCGCTGAACGCCGCCGCCATGTTCAAGCTAACAGGAGAAGAGCGCTACCGAGATCTTGCCAGAGACGCCGTGAAATGGCTTCTGACGCCAACCTCTCAAGGCGGCGCCCTCTATATCTCTCAGAACCGAGAGTTCATCGCCGAGTACGCGTATGCACCGGGCGTACCGAATGTCCGCGTCTTCGACGGTGAAATGAAGTCGATCCTGAGCCTCTACAATGTCGCAGTCATCCTTGAAGATGGCGCACTCCTTCGGCGCTCGTACGAGCTTTCGGAGAATTTTGCGACGATAACTGCGATTTTGCAAACCGGCGACGGCCTGATCGTGAACGCTCGCTACCCATGGCTGGTGGATTCGCCAGGATACACCTCACTAATGAAACTCTGGGCCAGCCAATTGAGCGCTGTCAGCAAGAACGATGTTCTAAGGGCGGCGGCGGCCAAATGGCGGAAGGCGAACGCCGTTTGGGAGTAG
- a CDS encoding TIGR02594 family protein, whose protein sequence is MNTREVQAALLSLGFDPKGVDGFAGVKTRNAVTAFQRSAGLHVDGLAGPDTWEALKRALVVARKPPVSIVPRGPVAPPWYEELLRRKGLHEVKSRSALMAWLRADGKTLGDPAKLPWCGDAIQTCLALTLPDEPQPVNPYLARNWLKFGVGLDEPALGCILVFWRGSKTGTSGHVGLYAGEDAQGYLHVLGGNQSDAITIARLDKARLLGMRWPATYPKQTTSRVLLSASGAPVSTNEA, encoded by the coding sequence ATGAACACTCGCGAGGTGCAGGCCGCGCTGCTTTCGCTCGGCTTCGATCCGAAGGGCGTCGACGGCTTTGCCGGCGTCAAGACGCGCAACGCCGTGACGGCTTTCCAGCGCTCGGCCGGGCTTCATGTCGACGGGCTCGCCGGTCCCGATACATGGGAAGCGCTCAAGCGGGCGCTGGTCGTGGCGCGCAAGCCGCCGGTTTCCATCGTGCCGCGGGGGCCAGTCGCGCCGCCTTGGTATGAGGAGCTGTTGCGCCGCAAGGGGCTGCACGAGGTCAAGAGCCGCTCGGCCCTGATGGCGTGGCTGCGCGCCGACGGCAAGACGCTCGGCGACCCGGCCAAGCTGCCCTGGTGCGGCGATGCGATCCAGACCTGTCTGGCGCTGACGCTGCCGGACGAGCCGCAGCCGGTGAACCCGTACCTCGCCCGCAACTGGCTGAAGTTCGGCGTCGGGCTGGATGAGCCGGCGCTCGGCTGCATCCTGGTCTTCTGGCGCGGCTCGAAGACCGGCACCTCCGGCCATGTCGGGCTCTACGCCGGCGAGGATGCGCAGGGCTATTTGCATGTGCTCGGTGGCAACCAGTCCGATGCGATCACGATAGCCCGGCTCGACAAGGCCCGCCTGCTCGGCATGCGCTGGCCCGCCACCTATCCGAAGCAGACGACCAGCCGGGTGCTGCTGAGCGCGTCCGGCGCGCCGGTCTCGACAAACGAGGCTTAA
- a CDS encoding SOS response-associated peptidase has product MCNLYSHTRNVEAMRKLFAKFNDAGVNVPPLPGIFPDYSAPIVRNDEGGPRLAMTRWGMPSSKKALLDAATKRAEKLRAKNKPVDFDLLLRMEPDGGTTNVRNTSSSHWKRWLGVESRCLVPFNSFSEFNRDAGGDIWFAFWEDRPTAFFAGIWARQWTSVRKIKTGEETIDLYAFLTTDPNAEVGAIHPKAMPVILTTQEECETWMTAPWEQARGLQRPLPDGSLDIVARGVKKDGDSNEEDRPAQASLL; this is encoded by the coding sequence ATGTGCAATCTCTACAGCCACACCCGGAACGTCGAGGCGATGCGCAAGCTCTTCGCCAAGTTCAACGATGCCGGCGTGAACGTGCCGCCGCTGCCAGGCATCTTCCCGGACTATTCTGCGCCGATCGTGCGGAATGACGAGGGCGGCCCACGGCTGGCGATGACCCGTTGGGGCATGCCGTCATCGAAGAAGGCGCTGCTCGACGCTGCAACGAAGCGAGCGGAGAAGCTCAGGGCGAAGAACAAGCCGGTCGATTTCGATCTGCTGCTTCGCATGGAGCCAGACGGCGGCACAACCAACGTCCGCAATACGTCGAGCTCGCACTGGAAGCGGTGGCTCGGGGTCGAAAGCCGATGCCTCGTGCCGTTCAACTCATTCTCGGAATTCAACCGCGACGCCGGCGGCGACATCTGGTTCGCGTTCTGGGAAGACCGGCCAACGGCGTTCTTCGCTGGCATCTGGGCGCGCCAGTGGACCAGCGTGCGGAAGATCAAGACCGGAGAGGAAACGATCGACCTCTACGCCTTCCTGACGACCGATCCGAATGCCGAGGTCGGGGCCATCCACCCGAAGGCCATGCCGGTAATTCTGACGACGCAAGAGGAATGCGAGACCTGGATGACCGCGCCATGGGAGCAGGCGAGGGGACTGCAGCGGCCGCTACCCGATGGCTCGCTCGATATCGTCGCTCGCGGCGTGAAGAAGGATGGCGACAGCAACGAAGAGGACCGACCGGCGCAAGCCTCTCTGCTTTAG
- a CDS encoding endonuclease VII domain-containing protein, whose amino-acid sequence MKTCGKCGFQKPLSEFWTDRRRGKPKSKCKTCSTADTKHWRTSNPGYETRRYQAAKAETRERHLKRKYGVSLADYDRLLASQGGACAICAAPEAEQFKGVFHVDHCHSTGSVRGLLCRGCNHMLGAIKDDPKKLLIAVRYLVGPQVAAEVIGAFLDVEGSVP is encoded by the coding sequence ATGAAGACGTGCGGGAAATGCGGCTTCCAGAAGCCGCTCTCAGAATTCTGGACCGACCGCAGGCGCGGTAAGCCGAAGTCGAAGTGCAAGACCTGCTCGACAGCAGACACTAAACATTGGCGGACCTCGAACCCCGGCTACGAAACGAGGCGGTATCAAGCCGCCAAGGCCGAGACGCGCGAGCGTCATCTCAAGCGGAAGTACGGCGTTTCGCTGGCCGACTATGATCGCCTGTTGGCGAGCCAGGGCGGCGCGTGTGCGATCTGCGCGGCCCCTGAGGCAGAGCAGTTCAAGGGCGTCTTTCACGTCGACCATTGCCACAGCACTGGATCGGTTCGAGGCCTTCTCTGCCGCGGATGCAACCACATGCTCGGGGCGATCAAGGACGACCCGAAAAAGCTGCTCATAGCCGTTCGATACCTAGTTGGCCCGCAAGTCGCGGCGGAAGTGATCGGCGCCTTCCTCGATGTCGAAGGGAGCGTCCCATGA